The Actinomadura sp. WMMB 499 genome includes a window with the following:
- a CDS encoding DMT family transporter gives MAVADGGMSPLFAGSGRAVVAACLAAAALAITRQRPPRGVQWVRVAVVAGGVVAGFPLLTSFALTTAPASHGAVVIALLPAATAVAAVLRAHERQPKSFWITAAVGAVAAVGFASSQGDGFGGPHPSDLLLFGAVVAAAIGYAEGGLLARELGAWQTVSWALVLSAPPMLLATVSTLARQPATGGPAEWAAFAYLGIVSMFLGFFAWYRGLAIGPMARVGQVQLVQPVMTIGWAVLFLDERVARPTVLGGVAVIACAAAAVRTRRGRRTAPGKPR, from the coding sequence GTGGCGGTCGCGGACGGCGGGATGTCCCCGCTGTTCGCCGGCTCCGGCCGCGCGGTCGTCGCCGCGTGCCTCGCCGCCGCCGCGCTCGCGATCACGAGGCAGCGGCCGCCGCGGGGCGTCCAGTGGGTCCGGGTGGCGGTCGTCGCCGGCGGGGTCGTCGCCGGCTTCCCGCTCCTGACGTCGTTCGCGCTGACCACGGCACCCGCGAGCCACGGGGCCGTCGTGATCGCGCTGCTGCCCGCGGCGACCGCGGTGGCCGCCGTGCTCCGCGCGCACGAACGCCAGCCGAAATCCTTCTGGATCACCGCGGCCGTCGGCGCGGTCGCCGCGGTGGGGTTCGCGTCGTCGCAGGGCGACGGGTTCGGCGGCCCGCACCCGTCCGACCTGCTGCTGTTCGGGGCCGTGGTGGCCGCCGCGATCGGCTACGCGGAGGGCGGCCTCCTCGCCCGCGAACTCGGCGCCTGGCAGACCGTCTCGTGGGCGCTCGTGCTCTCCGCGCCCCCGATGCTCCTCGCCACCGTCTCAACGCTGGCCCGGCAGCCCGCGACCGGCGGCCCGGCCGAGTGGGCCGCGTTCGCGTACCTCGGGATCGTGAGCATGTTCCTCGGATTCTTCGCCTGGTATCGCGGCCTGGCGATCGGCCCGATGGCGCGGGTCGGCCAGGTCCAGCTCGTCCAGCCCGTGATGACCATCGGCTGGGCCGTCCTGTTCCTGGACGAGCGGGTCGCCCGGCCCACCGTCCTCGGCGGCGTCGCCGTGATCGCCTGCGCGGCCGCCGCCGTCCGCACCCGCCGGGGACGGCGAACGGCGCCCGGAAAACCCAGGTGA
- a CDS encoding RidA family protein: MARAVSLIRSASLSDVAEYAYAATAPAEARLIFLAGSCPLNADGTTAAIGDYAGQAARCVENLRTALADAGASLQDVISTRVLVASTRQQDLVASWEVVRDAFGDHDVPSTLMGVTVLGYADQLVEVEAVAAVLD; this comes from the coding sequence ATGGCCCGTGCCGTCAGCCTGATCCGTTCCGCGTCGCTCTCGGACGTCGCCGAGTACGCCTACGCGGCCACCGCGCCCGCCGAAGCCCGGCTGATCTTCCTCGCGGGGTCGTGCCCGCTGAACGCGGACGGCACCACCGCGGCGATCGGCGACTACGCGGGGCAGGCGGCGCGCTGCGTCGAGAACCTGCGGACCGCGCTGGCGGACGCCGGCGCCTCGCTCCAGGACGTCATCAGCACCAGGGTCCTGGTCGCCTCGACCCGTCAGCAGGACCTGGTGGCGTCCTGGGAGGTCGTCCGCGACGCGTTCGGCGACCACGACGTGCCCAGCACCCTGATGGGCGTCACCGTGCTCGGCTATGCCGACCAGCTCGTGGAGGTCGAAGCCGTCGCGGCGGTCCTCGACTGA
- a CDS encoding PH domain-containing protein: protein MRFSEGTHRLHWATAPLRAFVFLIVYFVLLGFPLLLTQTEDGIVLALTPEVIARFLIVSVPVAAIAVGSGLWAWLALRFRVDGDDLVVETGLLRKRKRRIPLSRIQAVDLVRPLVTRVFALAEVRVELAGGEQSEIALRYLGRNSAQQLRAELLALAAGLPGHTPEAPERHVWRVPFGALFSSLFLRWPVIGTIVLFLGSLVFMVVYTEGGILAVTVPILLGLLRAVVAPLVMYANFRVAMSPDGIRLRYGLLETRMQTLPPGRVQAVGIVEPSIWRSLGWVRVEITVAGYAGERQALSSTLLPVAPRQVAMHLVSQVFPGTHVDAVPLLPASSKAMSIDRPDGAGTDDVVFVTRHGWPCRRTDVIAHARAQSVRLTVNPFQRLLGLATVHVDAPPGSVHVAAADRDLGEARAIVESTARRARAARRTAGDPSHWAAR, encoded by the coding sequence GTGCGGTTCTCGGAAGGCACCCACAGGCTGCACTGGGCGACCGCGCCGCTACGCGCGTTCGTGTTCCTGATCGTCTACTTCGTCCTGCTCGGCTTCCCGCTCCTGCTGACCCAGACCGAGGACGGCATCGTTCTCGCCCTCACCCCCGAGGTGATCGCGAGGTTCCTGATCGTGTCGGTGCCGGTGGCCGCGATCGCGGTCGGCAGCGGACTGTGGGCCTGGCTGGCGCTGCGCTTCCGGGTGGACGGCGACGACCTGGTCGTGGAGACGGGCCTGCTGCGCAAGCGCAAGCGCCGCATCCCGCTGTCGCGGATCCAGGCCGTCGACCTCGTCCGTCCGCTGGTCACCCGCGTGTTCGCCCTCGCCGAGGTGCGGGTGGAGCTGGCGGGCGGCGAGCAGAGCGAGATCGCGCTGCGCTACCTGGGGCGGAACTCCGCCCAGCAGTTGCGCGCCGAACTCCTCGCCCTCGCCGCCGGTCTGCCCGGGCACACCCCGGAGGCCCCCGAACGGCACGTGTGGCGCGTCCCCTTCGGCGCGCTCTTCTCGTCCCTCTTCCTGCGGTGGCCCGTCATCGGGACGATCGTGCTGTTCCTGGGCTCCCTGGTGTTCATGGTGGTGTACACGGAGGGCGGCATCCTGGCCGTCACGGTGCCGATCCTGCTCGGCCTGCTCCGCGCCGTGGTCGCTCCCCTGGTGATGTACGCGAACTTCCGTGTCGCCATGTCACCGGACGGGATCCGACTCAGGTACGGGTTGCTCGAGACCCGCATGCAGACGCTCCCGCCCGGCCGCGTGCAGGCCGTCGGCATCGTCGAGCCGTCGATCTGGCGGAGCCTCGGCTGGGTCCGCGTCGAGATCACGGTGGCGGGGTACGCGGGCGAGCGGCAGGCCCTGTCCTCGACGCTGCTGCCGGTGGCCCCGCGCCAGGTCGCCATGCATCTGGTCTCGCAGGTGTTCCCGGGGACGCACGTGGACGCCGTCCCGCTCCTGCCGGCGTCCTCGAAGGCCATGTCGATCGACCGTCCGGACGGAGCGGGAACCGACGACGTCGTGTTCGTGACGCGGCACGGGTGGCCCTGCCGGCGCACGGACGTGATCGCCCACGCGCGCGCGCAGAGCGTCCGTCTGACCGTGAACCCGTTCCAGCGGCTCCTGGGGCTGGCGACCGTCCACGTGGACGCGCCACCGGGGTCGGTCCATGTCGCCGCCGCCGACCGCGACCTGGGCGAGGCCCGCGCGATCGTCGAGTCCACGGCGCGCAGGGCCCGGGCGGCGCGCAGGACCGCGGGCGATCCCTCCCACTGGGCCGCCCGCTGA
- a CDS encoding PH domain-containing protein: MNPNHGGQPYDPAAQPPPSPAPGRSAPVDGPGPPPGAVAAPPQYRPDEAFAPGGGLKWWAISRRHTWQRTLRAVLWAVPVGALGVFLLGRDGGLAPAAMWVSAVFLAAVVVGIVAELDRRSFGYAERADDLIVTHGVFVKRLIVVPYGRMQFVDVTAGLLERWMGIATVRMHTAAAATDATVPGLPAADAALLRDRLAHKGEERSMGL; the protein is encoded by the coding sequence ATGAATCCGAACCACGGCGGACAGCCGTACGACCCCGCCGCGCAGCCGCCGCCGAGCCCGGCGCCCGGCCGGTCGGCGCCGGTGGACGGACCCGGCCCGCCTCCCGGAGCGGTCGCCGCACCGCCCCAGTACCGTCCGGACGAGGCGTTCGCGCCCGGCGGCGGCCTGAAGTGGTGGGCCATTTCCCGGCGCCACACGTGGCAGCGGACGCTGCGGGCCGTGCTGTGGGCGGTACCGGTGGGCGCGCTGGGCGTCTTCCTGCTGGGGCGGGACGGTGGCCTGGCGCCCGCGGCCATGTGGGTGTCCGCGGTCTTCCTGGCGGCGGTCGTCGTCGGCATCGTGGCGGAACTCGACCGCCGCTCCTTCGGCTACGCCGAACGTGCGGACGATCTCATCGTGACGCACGGAGTGTTCGTCAAGCGCCTCATCGTCGTGCCCTACGGCCGGATGCAGTTCGTCGACGTGACGGCGGGGCTGCTGGAGCGGTGGATGGGCATCGCGACCGTCCGCATGCACACCGCGGCGGCCGCCACGGACGCGACCGTCCCCGGCCTGCCCGCGGCGGACGCCGCGCTGCTGCGCGACCGGCTGGCGCACAAGGGCGAGGAGAGGAGCATGGGCCTGTGA
- a CDS encoding NADH-quinone oxidoreductase subunit D, with protein MTTERIVGIGAGSNSLGKELATEDMTLNIGPQHPSTHGVLRLRLTLDGERISAAEPIIGYMHRGAEKLFEVRDFRQIIVLANRHDWLSAFSSELGVVLAVERMLGMEVPVRAVWARTLLAELNRVLNHLMFLGSYPLEVGAMTPLFYAFREREELQRVMEEVSGGRMHYMFNRVGGLKDDLPAGWTGRARHAISVVRGRMSDIADLIMGNEIFRARTRGVGVLTREQILQYGVSGPIARASGVDFDLRRDEPYLAYGDLDVRVVTRSEGDALARFECLLDQVYASLDLADACLDRLAELPKGPINQRLPKVLKVPEGHTYAWTENPLGINGYYLVSRGEKTPWRLKLRSASFNNVQVLAELLPGNLVADMIAILGSTFFVVGDIDK; from the coding sequence ATGACCACCGAACGGATCGTCGGGATCGGTGCGGGCTCGAACTCCTTGGGCAAGGAGCTCGCCACCGAGGACATGACCCTCAACATCGGGCCGCAGCACCCGTCCACGCACGGCGTGCTCCGGCTACGGCTGACCCTGGACGGCGAGCGGATCTCCGCCGCCGAACCCATCATCGGGTACATGCACCGGGGCGCGGAGAAACTGTTCGAGGTCCGCGACTTCCGGCAGATCATCGTGCTGGCCAACCGGCACGACTGGCTGTCGGCGTTCTCCAGCGAGCTCGGCGTCGTCCTGGCGGTGGAACGCATGCTGGGGATGGAGGTCCCGGTACGGGCCGTCTGGGCCAGGACGCTCCTCGCAGAGCTGAACCGCGTTCTCAACCACCTCATGTTCCTTGGGTCCTACCCCTTGGAGGTGGGTGCGATGACGCCCCTCTTCTACGCGTTCCGGGAGCGGGAGGAACTGCAGCGGGTGATGGAGGAGGTCTCCGGCGGCCGCATGCACTACATGTTCAACCGTGTGGGCGGCCTGAAGGACGACCTGCCCGCCGGCTGGACGGGACGTGCGCGCCACGCGATCTCGGTCGTGCGGGGACGGATGAGCGACATCGCCGATCTCATCATGGGCAACGAGATCTTCCGCGCGCGCACACGGGGCGTGGGTGTGCTCACGAGGGAACAGATCCTGCAGTACGGCGTTTCCGGCCCGATCGCACGCGCGTCCGGGGTGGACTTCGACCTTCGCCGGGACGAACCGTACCTCGCGTACGGGGACTTGGACGTCCGTGTCGTCACCCGCTCGGAGGGGGACGCTCTGGCGCGTTTCGAGTGCCTCCTCGACCAGGTGTACGCGTCGCTGGACCTCGCCGACGCCTGCCTGGACAGGCTCGCCGAACTGCCCAAAGGCCCGATCAACCAGCGCCTGCCCAAGGTCCTGAAGGTGCCCGAGGGCCACACGTACGCGTGGACGGAGAACCCGCTCGGCATCAACGGCTACTACCTGGTGTCGCGCGGGGAGAAGACGCCGTGGCGGCTGAAGCTGCGCTCCGCGTCGTTCAACAACGTGCAGGTGCTCGCCGAACTGCTTCCCGGGAACCTCGTCGCCGACATGATCGCGATCCTCGGCTCGACGTTCTTCGTGGTCGGCGACATCGACAAGTGA
- a CDS encoding DUF3180 domain-containing protein, whose amino-acid sequence MKPSRPRFLIGLLVVVAVITWAVLRTAYLALPPVPWTTVPTLLLLAAAEGVSGFNVLRRIRRKPGTRPVEPMAVARLAALGKASAYAATVIAGVFGGFAISVVDALDKPTPRHDFFASGATFLAAAVLVGAAYFLEYACRVPGGPDDEDERRNGASRA is encoded by the coding sequence ATGAAACCGTCGCGCCCGCGCTTCCTCATCGGCCTCCTGGTCGTCGTCGCGGTGATCACCTGGGCCGTCCTGCGCACGGCCTACCTCGCGCTGCCGCCCGTGCCCTGGACCACGGTGCCGACGCTGCTGCTGCTGGCCGCCGCCGAAGGCGTAAGCGGCTTCAACGTGCTGCGCCGCATCCGCCGCAAGCCGGGCACGCGCCCGGTCGAGCCGATGGCCGTCGCGCGGCTGGCCGCCCTCGGAAAGGCCAGCGCCTACGCCGCGACGGTGATCGCGGGCGTGTTCGGCGGGTTCGCGATCAGCGTCGTCGACGCCCTCGACAAGCCGACGCCGCGGCACGACTTCTTCGCGAGCGGCGCGACCTTCCTCGCCGCCGCCGTCCTGGTGGGCGCCGCCTACTTCCTCGAGTACGCGTGCCGGGTGCCCGGCGGGCCGGACGACGAGGACGAGCGCCGCAACGGCGCCTCCCGCGCCTGA
- the folK gene encoding 2-amino-4-hydroxy-6-hydroxymethyldihydropteridine diphosphokinase: protein MTAPDRMPDRTATGGHMLVHHRAVFSLGSNLGDRLDNIQEAVDALFDAPGLDFVAFSPVYETAPYAPPGESIPPQDDYLNVVLVADTRLPPETLLERVLNIENSMQRVREVRWGPRTLDIDIVVFGDVVSDDPDLTLPHPRAHERAFVLVPWADIEPDVLLPGHGRVGDLAEAKVAEGGPSAVHRRTDLTLQQPA from the coding sequence ATGACCGCGCCCGACCGCATGCCCGACCGCACCGCCACCGGCGGGCACATGCTCGTCCACCACCGGGCCGTGTTCTCCCTCGGCAGCAACCTCGGCGACCGCCTGGACAACATCCAGGAGGCCGTGGACGCGCTGTTCGACGCGCCCGGACTCGACTTCGTCGCGTTCTCCCCGGTGTACGAGACCGCTCCGTACGCTCCCCCTGGCGAGAGCATCCCGCCCCAGGACGACTACCTCAACGTCGTCCTCGTGGCCGACACCCGGCTCCCCCCGGAAACGCTGCTGGAACGCGTGCTCAACATCGAGAACTCGATGCAGCGGGTCAGGGAGGTCCGGTGGGGGCCGCGCACGCTCGACATCGACATCGTGGTCTTCGGTGACGTCGTCTCGGACGACCCCGATCTGACGCTCCCGCACCCGCGCGCGCACGAGCGCGCGTTCGTCCTCGTCCCCTGGGCCGACATCGAGCCGGACGTGCTGCTGCCCGGGCACGGCCGCGTCGGCGACCTGGCCGAGGCGAAGGTCGCGGAGGGCGGCCCCTCGGCCGTGCACCGCCGGACTGACCTGACCCTGCAGCAGCCTGCATGA
- the folB gene encoding dihydroneopterin aldolase, which yields MSLDRIELRGLRVRGRHGCLPAERELGQEFVVDAVLGLDTRPAAAGDDLSLTVDYGSLADRLVAAVGGEPVDLIETLADRLAKICLEDAAVSEVEITVHKPNAPVPHPFTDVAVKIQRSRP from the coding sequence ATGAGTCTCGACCGCATCGAACTGCGCGGCCTGCGGGTCAGGGGCAGGCACGGCTGCCTCCCGGCGGAACGCGAACTCGGGCAGGAGTTCGTGGTCGACGCCGTCCTCGGCCTGGACACCCGCCCGGCGGCGGCGGGGGACGACCTGTCGCTCACCGTCGACTACGGGTCCCTGGCCGACCGGCTGGTCGCGGCGGTCGGGGGCGAGCCCGTCGACCTCATCGAAACGCTGGCCGACCGGCTGGCGAAGATATGTCTGGAAGACGCGGCGGTCTCAGAGGTCGAGATCACCGTCCACAAGCCGAACGCCCCGGTGCCGCACCCCTTCACGGACGTGGCCGTGAAGATCCAGAGGAGTCGCCCATGA
- a CDS encoding nuclear transport factor 2 family protein: protein MSAAVNRADVGEVHAEFYAAFEAGDYDRMSAVWADGAYAAGVSCVHPGWTMLRGREEVLRSWALIMANTTYIQFVLTDVETDVYGDHAVVTCKENVLTADDDTETGFLAGGSIVATNVFVRVEEEWRLLLHHGSPVLNVADTEEE, encoded by the coding sequence ATGAGCGCTGCGGTGAACCGGGCGGACGTAGGCGAGGTGCACGCGGAGTTCTACGCCGCGTTCGAGGCCGGCGACTACGACCGCATGTCGGCGGTCTGGGCGGACGGTGCGTACGCGGCCGGCGTCTCCTGCGTCCACCCCGGCTGGACCATGCTGCGCGGACGCGAGGAGGTGCTGCGGTCGTGGGCCCTCATCATGGCCAACACCACCTACATCCAGTTCGTGCTGACCGACGTCGAGACGGACGTGTACGGGGACCACGCGGTGGTCACCTGCAAGGAGAACGTCCTCACCGCCGACGACGACACCGAGACCGGGTTCCTCGCAGGGGGAAGCATCGTCGCGACGAACGTGTTCGTACGGGTCGAGGAAGAGTGGCGGCTTCTGCTCCACCATGGTTCGCCCGTGCTGAACGTCGCTGATACAGAGGAAGAATGA
- the folP gene encoding dihydropteroate synthase: MTAVDVPGLPAPGRCLVMGVVNVTPDSFSDGGAWFDHEKAIHHGLNLVAEGADIVDVGGESTRPGAQRVSREEELRRVVPVIEALTAEGVPVSVDTMRAEVAEAAIGAGARIVNDVSGGLADPDMPRVVARAGIPYVVMHWRGHSHDMQTRAVYQDVVREVRDELLKRVEVVLEEGLDPAKVILDPGLGFAKNPTAGHNWTLLAHLDAFTSTGYPVLVGASRKSFLGRLLSDADGTPRPFGECDDATVAVTSLVAAAGGWCVRVHRVRPNVDAVRIAAAVRAAEGTGADARSDRP; encoded by the coding sequence ATGACCGCTGTCGACGTTCCAGGCCTGCCCGCGCCGGGGCGGTGCCTCGTGATGGGGGTGGTCAACGTGACCCCCGACTCCTTCTCGGACGGCGGCGCCTGGTTCGACCACGAGAAGGCGATCCACCACGGGCTGAACCTGGTCGCCGAGGGCGCCGACATCGTGGACGTGGGCGGCGAGTCGACGCGTCCGGGCGCGCAGCGCGTGTCCCGCGAGGAGGAGCTGCGCCGCGTCGTGCCCGTCATCGAGGCGCTCACCGCCGAGGGCGTCCCGGTCAGCGTGGACACCATGCGCGCGGAGGTCGCCGAGGCCGCGATCGGCGCGGGCGCCCGCATCGTCAACGACGTGAGCGGCGGCCTCGCCGACCCCGACATGCCCCGCGTGGTCGCCCGGGCGGGCATCCCCTACGTCGTGATGCACTGGCGCGGCCACAGCCACGACATGCAGACCCGAGCCGTGTACCAGGACGTCGTCCGTGAGGTACGCGACGAACTGCTGAAGCGGGTCGAGGTCGTCCTGGAGGAAGGGCTCGACCCGGCCAAGGTGATCCTGGACCCGGGTCTCGGTTTCGCGAAGAACCCCACGGCGGGACACAACTGGACCTTGCTGGCCCATCTGGACGCGTTCACGAGCACGGGCTATCCCGTTCTTGTCGGGGCGTCCCGTAAGAGTTTCCTAGGCAGGCTCCTCTCCGACGCGGATGGGACGCCGCGCCCGTTCGGCGAATGCGACGACGCCACGGTCGCGGTCACCTCGCTCGTCGCGGCGGCCGGCGGCTGGTGCGTCCGGGTGCACCGGGTGCGGCCGAACGTCGACGCCGTCCGGATCGCGGCCGCCGTGCGCGCGGCGGAGGGGACGGGTGCGGACGCGAGGAGCGATCGGCCATGA
- the folE gene encoding GTP cyclohydrolase I FolE: MTDPFEDTPLPDAPPGFDQGRIEKAVREILFAIGENPDRDGLRDTPARVARAYAEQFAGLRQRPADVLTTVFDAGHEEMVLVKDIEVYSVCEHHLVPFHGMAHVGYTPNEKGQITGLSKLARLVDVYARRPQVQERLTSQVADALMTELEPRGAIVVIEAEHLCMTMRGVRKPGARTVTSAVRGDFRDHAETRAEAMSLILGRS; the protein is encoded by the coding sequence TTGACCGATCCGTTCGAGGACACGCCCCTGCCCGACGCGCCCCCCGGGTTCGATCAGGGCAGGATCGAGAAGGCGGTGCGCGAGATCCTGTTCGCGATCGGGGAGAACCCCGATCGCGACGGGCTCCGCGACACCCCCGCGCGGGTCGCGCGCGCGTACGCCGAACAGTTCGCCGGTCTCCGGCAGCGCCCCGCGGACGTGCTCACGACGGTGTTCGACGCCGGCCATGAGGAAATGGTCCTGGTGAAGGACATCGAGGTGTACAGCGTCTGCGAGCACCACCTCGTCCCGTTCCACGGCATGGCCCACGTGGGGTACACGCCGAACGAGAAGGGGCAGATCACGGGCCTGTCGAAGCTGGCACGGCTCGTGGACGTGTACGCGCGCCGCCCGCAGGTGCAGGAGCGCCTGACGAGCCAGGTCGCGGACGCGCTCATGACCGAGCTGGAGCCGCGCGGCGCCATCGTGGTGATCGAGGCCGAGCACCTGTGCATGACGATGCGCGGCGTGCGCAAGCCGGGGGCGCGGACGGTGACGTCCGCCGTCCGCGGCGACTTCCGCGACCACGCCGAAACGCGTGCGGAGGCGATGAGCCTGATTCTGGGACGTTCCTGA
- the ftsH gene encoding ATP-dependent zinc metalloprotease FtsH, with translation MDVKRYFRGPLLWILLFGLLIALVMWGVNPGRSYEKVDTSQVVQQIAQGKVKSAKIIDKDQRIEITLKSGEQQQASWVSGQGLELQNQLQKQAASGTMPGGYDIEVPQQSMFVSLLFSLLPIVIIVLIFLFIMNQMQGGGSRVMNFGKSKAKLITKDTPKTTFADVAGAEEALEELEEIKDFLQNPAKFQSIGAKIPKGVLLYGPPGTGKTLLARAVAGEAGVPFYSISGSDFVEMFVGVGASRVRDLFEQAKTNAPSIIFIDEIDAVGRHRGAGLGGGHDEREQTLNQLLVEMDGFDVKGGVILIAATNRPDILDPALLRPGRFDRQVTVDRPDLEGRKGILRVHGRGKPFAPDVDLDVIARRTPGFTGADLSNVINEAALLTARFDRKLIDMDTLEESIDRVMAGPERKTRVMSDKEKKIIAYHEGGHALVAHALPNSDPVHKVTILPRGRALGYTMTLPMEDKFLTTRSEMTDQLAMLLGGRTAEELVFHEPTTGASNDIEKASSIARNMVTEYGMSERLGARKFGSGQGEVFLGRDMGHERDYSEDIASAIDDEVRRYIETAHDTAWEILTEYRDVLDELVVNLMEKETLSKEQVLAIFAPIQKRPHQNSYTGYGKRLPSDRPPIQTAKELALLGPQEVTDLTKGNVQGNGQSGVPSPETTDPLKGEG, from the coding sequence ATGGACGTGAAGCGCTACTTTCGCGGGCCGCTGCTGTGGATCCTGCTGTTCGGCCTCTTGATCGCCCTCGTCATGTGGGGCGTCAACCCCGGCCGCTCGTACGAGAAGGTCGACACCTCCCAGGTGGTCCAGCAGATCGCCCAGGGCAAGGTGAAGTCCGCAAAGATCATCGACAAGGATCAGCGGATCGAGATCACGCTCAAGAGCGGTGAACAGCAGCAGGCTTCCTGGGTCAGCGGCCAGGGGCTCGAGCTCCAGAACCAGCTGCAGAAGCAGGCCGCCTCCGGCACCATGCCGGGCGGCTACGACATCGAGGTCCCGCAGCAGAGCATGTTCGTCAGCCTGCTGTTCAGCCTCTTGCCGATCGTCATCATCGTGCTGATCTTCCTGTTCATCATGAACCAGATGCAGGGCGGCGGCTCGCGGGTGATGAACTTCGGCAAGTCGAAGGCCAAGCTCATCACCAAGGACACCCCGAAGACGACGTTCGCCGACGTCGCCGGTGCGGAGGAGGCCCTCGAGGAACTCGAGGAGATCAAGGACTTCCTGCAGAACCCGGCGAAGTTCCAGTCGATCGGCGCGAAGATCCCCAAGGGCGTCCTGCTGTACGGCCCGCCCGGCACCGGTAAGACGCTGCTCGCGCGCGCCGTGGCCGGTGAGGCGGGCGTGCCCTTCTACTCGATCTCCGGGTCGGACTTCGTCGAGATGTTCGTCGGCGTCGGCGCCTCCCGCGTCCGCGACCTGTTCGAGCAGGCCAAGACGAACGCCCCCTCGATCATCTTCATCGACGAGATCGACGCCGTCGGACGGCACCGCGGCGCGGGCCTCGGCGGCGGCCACGACGAGCGCGAGCAGACCCTGAACCAGCTGCTCGTCGAGATGGACGGCTTCGACGTCAAGGGCGGCGTCATCCTGATCGCCGCCACGAACCGTCCCGACATCCTGGACCCGGCCCTGCTGCGTCCCGGCCGCTTCGACCGCCAGGTCACCGTCGACCGTCCGGACCTGGAGGGCCGCAAGGGCATCCTGCGGGTGCACGGCCGCGGCAAGCCGTTCGCCCCGGACGTCGACCTGGACGTCATCGCGCGGCGCACCCCCGGGTTCACCGGCGCCGACCTGTCCAACGTGATCAACGAGGCGGCGCTGCTGACCGCGCGGTTCGACCGCAAGCTGATCGACATGGACACCCTCGAGGAGTCCATCGATCGCGTCATGGCCGGGCCGGAGCGCAAGACCCGGGTGATGTCGGACAAGGAAAAGAAGATCATCGCCTACCACGAGGGCGGGCACGCGCTGGTGGCGCACGCGCTGCCGAACTCCGACCCGGTGCACAAGGTGACGATCCTGCCCCGCGGCCGGGCCCTGGGCTACACCATGACCCTGCCGATGGAGGACAAGTTCCTCACGACGCGCTCGGAGATGACCGACCAGCTCGCGATGCTGCTGGGCGGCCGCACGGCCGAGGAGCTCGTGTTCCACGAGCCCACGACCGGCGCGTCCAACGACATCGAGAAGGCCAGCTCGATCGCGCGCAACATGGTGACCGAGTACGGCATGAGCGAGCGTCTGGGCGCACGCAAGTTCGGGTCGGGCCAGGGCGAGGTCTTCCTGGGCCGCGACATGGGCCACGAGCGGGACTACTCCGAGGACATCGCGTCCGCGATCGACGACGAGGTCCGCCGCTACATCGAGACGGCCCACGACACCGCCTGGGAGATCCTCACCGAGTACCGGGACGTCCTGGACGAGCTCGTCGTGAACCTGATGGAGAAGGAGACCCTCTCCAAGGAGCAGGTGCTGGCGATCTTCGCGCCGATCCAGAAGCGGCCGCACCAGAACTCCTACACCGGCTACGGCAAGCGCCTCCCGTCGGACCGGCCGCCCATCCAGACGGCCAAGGAGCTCGCCCTGCTCGGCCCCCAGGAGGTCACCGACCTCACCAAGGGGAACGTCCAGGGCAACGGGCAGAGCGGTGTGCCGAGCCCGGAGACGACCGACCCGCTCAAGGGCGAAGGCTGA
- the hpt gene encoding hypoxanthine phosphoribosyltransferase: protein MDEKDLGDDLAKVLIPEADLQAKVRELAGQIDADYAGRDLLLVGVLKGAVMIMADLARELHTPASMDWMAVSSYGSGTKSSGVVRILKDLDTDILDRHVLIVEDIVDSGLTLSWLVSNLRSRGPASLEICALLRKPEAVQAELDVKYIGFDIPNEFVIGYGLDYAERYRNLPFVGTLAPHVYGGGES from the coding sequence GTGGACGAGAAGGATCTGGGCGACGACCTGGCGAAGGTGCTGATCCCGGAGGCCGACCTCCAGGCCAAGGTGCGGGAGCTCGCCGGGCAGATCGACGCCGACTACGCGGGCCGCGACCTGCTCCTGGTGGGGGTCCTCAAGGGCGCCGTCATGATCATGGCGGACCTGGCGCGGGAGCTGCACACGCCGGCGTCGATGGACTGGATGGCGGTGTCGTCGTACGGGTCCGGCACGAAGTCGTCCGGCGTCGTGCGGATCCTCAAGGACCTGGACACCGACATCCTCGACCGTCACGTCCTGATCGTGGAGGACATCGTCGACTCGGGGCTGACGCTGTCGTGGCTGGTCAGCAACCTGCGTTCGCGCGGGCCGGCGTCCCTGGAGATCTGCGCGCTGCTGCGCAAGCCGGAGGCGGTCCAGGCCGAACTGGACGTGAAGTACATCGGCTTCGACATCCCGAACGAGTTCGTCATCGGATACGGGCTCGACTACGCGGAGCGGTACCGCAACCTTCCGTTCGTGGGGACGCTCGCGCCCCACGTCTACGGCGGCGGCGAAAGCTGA